The nucleotide window TCCATTGATTGATATATCATTATAGCAAAAGTTCAATTTTCAAACAAAACAAAGCTAGACTAAAGTGATGTTTCCCGTGTGTCCAACCTATTCTGCTTGGTTCTGCCTGGTTCATACTCGATTCATATTCAAGCCACAGATAGTTCATCTTCTTCGGTTACACTACTGGAGTACGAACACAGAGATTCCTAATTCATAGACTAGACAGGAGAAGATGAGATTGACACGAAAGAAACGAACTTCTATCGCCGCCATAACCTTGGTGTTTGCGATGATGTCCCCAATGTCGGCCATGGCCACACCCGCTACCAGTAACGGTAGTAGCCCTACGTATGATCTAACTAAAAAGGCAGTAAGCGCGAAGGCCAAGGTACTTACTGAATCCTACGCTACGACAAGTGTGCAGTACGCACTGATGGATGAGGGCGAGATTGTGATCTCCGGTCAGGCAGGCAAAAATGACCTGAAAAACAACATCCCGCTTTCATCTGATACCATGTATGGCATTGGTTCAACCAGCAAAATGGTGCTCGCAACCGCCGTAATGAAGCTAGTGGACCAAGGCAAGATCGATCTTGATGAGCCTGTCGTGAAGTATATCCCTGATTTTAAAATGAAAGACAAGCGTTACCAACAGATTACACCACGCATGCTTCTGAATCATTCATCCGGACTTCTCGGAACGTCAAGTAACAGTGCAATACTGTTTGGAGATAATGATACCTATGCACATGATACATTACTGGAGCAATTGGCGACGCAACATCTGAAGGCCGATCCTGGCGCATACTCCGTGTATAGTAATGATGGTTTTACATTAGCTGAGATTCTGGTGGAGCGGGTCAGTGGTATGAGTTTTACGACTTTTATGCACCGGTACATAACCGATCCCCTGGGTATGGAGCATACCAAAACGCCGCAGGATGTAGTGGATCTTACTGAAATGGCAGCAACATATTCCCCGTCGCATGAGGAACAGCTTCCATTAGAGACGACAAACATGATTGCTTCCGGAGGCCTGTATTCGACCGCTGAAGACCTCGTTCAATTCTCGAAAATCTTTACAGGTGAGGTTGAAGGTGTTCTTTCGGAGGAATCCGTAGAGGCCATGGAGCAAGAAGAATACAAGAGAGGCATGTGGCCGGAAGAAGGCGATTCGTCTATTGGTTACGGCCTAGGCTGGGACAGCGTGAACCTGTTTCCTTTTAATGATTACGGCATCCAGGCAGTAAGCAAAGGCGGCAACACAATAACCTATCATTCCTCATTGATTGTACTTCCGGAGTATAATATGGCTGCTGCCGTAACCTCTTCGGGTGGTCATAGCTCAACGGATCAATTGCTGGCAACTGAACTGTTGCTCGGCGCGCTTGAGGAGAAAAATATCATTCCGGAACGTAAGCCGGAGAAGTCACATGATGCACCTGTGAAAGTAACCATGCCAACAGAACTTTCGCAGCACACTGGCATGTACGCTGGTGGAGCCAACATGTTAATGAAGCTGGACGTAAAAGATGACGGGCAATTAACGCTATCTAATCTGTCGTCCCCTAACAGTCCTGATCAGACATATACGTACACTGCTGATGGCTCATTTGTTAATGATGCAGGTACGGAAAAGCTGGAATTCGTTCAGGAAGTCAACGGAAACACGTACTTGTGGTCTCGCTCATATCAGTCTGTGCCTGGGCTTGGGCAAGTTGCTTCCTCAGAATATAAGGCAGAAAAGCTTGAAACCAATGAATTGTCGGAAGAAGTAGAGGCCGCATGGCAGAAGCGGGAAGGAAAAGCGTATGTGTTAGTCAATGAAAAATACACATCAACACTGTACAACGCAGCGATGCCGATGATTCCCATTCATACTTTTAATGAGCTACCTGGTTATGTCTACACGAATAAAATCGTTGGAGCTAACCAAGCCGTGAACCAATTGCAAATTCCTGGATTGGCAGGCCGTGACACGATGGAGTTCAATTTCTATGAGGAAAATGGCATAGAATATGTTACAGCTGGAGGCAACGTCTATGCTGCTCAAGACATCATCAAACCGATCTATGCTGGAAAACAATCGAAGACAACCATTCAAGCGAATGGTCAAGCCACATGGTTCTCAATTCCGGCATCAGCTGCAGGTAAAGAAATGACGGTCAAGATGTCTGCAAACAGCGGATTTGCTGTATACAACCAAGCAGGTGTAGGCATTAATCATACAGTGGTCAGTGGACAAAACGAAATTGTATTGCCTGAGAACGGAACCATTGTGTTCGCGGGTGAAGCTGGTTCGAAGTTCGATATTGTATTGACAACCAGAGAAAATTAATAGATGATAAAAAAACTACACAACAAAAAGTCGCGTAAATCGCGGCTTTTTTGAGTTTTTAATTTTAAATACTACGTTTCAAAGTAAATGTACCTTTTTCAGATTCAAGATGTAAAATTGGGTTTCGTAAAGCTTACTTGAAGGGTAAGTATAAGAGGACATTTACTGGTTGGCCAAAAAATGACGGAGGAAAATGTTGCAAGTGGAAAGGCAAAGCATTGATTGTTAATATACAGTAAATAATAACAATCAAGTGGGCAAAAGATCGACAAAAAGCATAACAGTAATACCGATTCCAAAGAAAATAATGATTATTCGGACAACACCGAGACGGGGAGGACACATGAAAACAACGAAGATCTCATTTTTTATACTTTCACTGATGCTGCTCCTGGTGAGCGGTCTATCAGGTTGGGTGGGGAACGCCGCCGCAGCATCCGATTCCGGTAAAACCTATATTATTGGAACCGATATCACATTCGCACCATTTGAATATGAAGATGAGAATGGTGATTTTGTGGGTATCGATATGGATTTGCTGGATGCCATCGCCAAAGACCAAAATTTTAAGTATCAAATCAAAGCTCTGGGATTTAACGCAGCTGTGCAGGCACTTGAAGCCAATCAGGTCGATGGTGTGATCGCAGGCATGAGTATTACGGATGAGAGAAAAGCAAAATTTGACTTCTCAGAGCCATATTATGATTCAGGCGTTGTCATGGGAATTAGTGCCAATAATGATACCATTAAAAGTTACGAAGATCTTCGTGGTAAAAAGGTCGCTGTAAAAACGGGAACAGAAGGGTACAGCTTTGCTGAGTCCATCGCCTCAGAATACGGGTTTACCATTGTTCCATTCGATGAATCATATCAAATGTATGATGATGTAAAGACCGGTAATTCGGTGGCCTGTTTTGAAGATGAACCCGTTCTAAGATATGGGGTAAAACAAAATAATGGGTTAAAAATCGTTACCGACAAAGAGGACGGGGCTTCCTACGGTTTTGCGGTAAGTAAGGGTAAAAATCAGGAATTGCTGGAGATGTTCAATGCTGGTCTTGTGAATATCAAAGCTAACGGTGAATACAAGCGCATTATTGAAGAGTATGTTGGAGAGAACGCCCAAGTCGCAAATCAAGGTCGTTGGGAGCTCATTCAGAAATCTCTTCCTGCCCTGTTTAAAGGGCTGGGAAATACGCTTTTATACACGATAGTGTCCCTGTTCTTCGCGTTTATCATCGGTCTGATTTTCGGATTTATGAAGGTAGGACAGAACAAATTCCTTCGTGGTGTTGCCACCGTATTTGTAGATATCTTCCGCGGCATTCCGCTGATTGTCCTGGCATTCTTTATTTATTTCGGGATACCACAGGCTTTGGGCTTCACGATGCCATTGTTCTTGGCAGCCATTCTGACACTTAGTCTGAATGCAGGAGCGTACGTCACCGAGATTATTCGTGGCGGTATTCAATCGATTGATCGTGGACAGATGGAGGCTGCCCGTTCATTGGGACTTCCTTATCGCAAAGCGATGATTAAGATCGTCATTCCACAGGCAGTGCGGGTTATGATTCCTTCCTTCATTAACCAGATGGTTATTACGTTGAAGGATACGTCAATCTTATCCGTCATTGGTCTCGTAGAGTTGACACAATCGGGTAAAATTGTTATTGCAAGAACGTTCTCCTCTTTCGACATTTGGTTAACGGTTGCGATTATGTACCTGATTGTTATCATCACATTGACCAAAATCGCTGATTATCTGGAGGTGAAGGTTCGTCGTGGCTAAAATTAAAGTTGAAGGTTTGAAGAAAAGTTTCGGCTCGAATCAGGTTCTCAAGGGAATTGATGTGGCGGTCAACGAAGGTGAAGTCGTCTGTGTCATCGGGCCTTCCGGTTCAGGAAAAAGTACTTTCTTGCGCTGTATCAACCAATTAGATGATATTACGGCAGGACGAGTAATCGTGGACGATCAGGATCTGAATGACCCTAAAACGAACTTGAACAAGGCACGTGAAAATATTGGGATGGTATTTCAACATTTTAACTTGTTCCCTCATTTTAGCGTACTCAAAAACATCATGTTTGCGCCCAGAGAACTCGGGATATTAAATGCACAGCAGGCGCGTGATACAGCACTTCAATTACTTGAGCGTGTTGGCTTGTCTGATAAAGCAGATAGCTTCCCAACTCAACTTTCAGGTGGACAAAAGCAACGTGTAGCGATCGCTCGTGCACTTGCCATGAATCCGGACGTCATGTTATTTGATGAACCGACTTCAGCACTGGACCCTGAGATGGTAGGAGAAGTACTTGGCGTAATGAAAGACCTCGCGAGCGAAGGAATGACGATGATGATCGTTACCCATGAAATGGGTTTTGCCCGCGAAGTAGCTGATCGCGTGATCTTCATGGACGGTGGTTACATTGTCGAGCAGGGAACTCCCGCAGAAATATTTGGAAATCCGAAGAATGAGCGGACGATCAGCTTTTTGGAAAAGGTACTCTAGCACTGAATCAATAATCTATGCATTTATCACATTGAAAGTCGCTATATAAGC belongs to Paenibacillus sp. FSL H8-0079 and includes:
- a CDS encoding serine hydrolase domain-containing protein; this translates as MRLTRKKRTSIAAITLVFAMMSPMSAMATPATSNGSSPTYDLTKKAVSAKAKVLTESYATTSVQYALMDEGEIVISGQAGKNDLKNNIPLSSDTMYGIGSTSKMVLATAVMKLVDQGKIDLDEPVVKYIPDFKMKDKRYQQITPRMLLNHSSGLLGTSSNSAILFGDNDTYAHDTLLEQLATQHLKADPGAYSVYSNDGFTLAEILVERVSGMSFTTFMHRYITDPLGMEHTKTPQDVVDLTEMAATYSPSHEEQLPLETTNMIASGGLYSTAEDLVQFSKIFTGEVEGVLSEESVEAMEQEEYKRGMWPEEGDSSIGYGLGWDSVNLFPFNDYGIQAVSKGGNTITYHSSLIVLPEYNMAAAVTSSGGHSSTDQLLATELLLGALEEKNIIPERKPEKSHDAPVKVTMPTELSQHTGMYAGGANMLMKLDVKDDGQLTLSNLSSPNSPDQTYTYTADGSFVNDAGTEKLEFVQEVNGNTYLWSRSYQSVPGLGQVASSEYKAEKLETNELSEEVEAAWQKREGKAYVLVNEKYTSTLYNAAMPMIPIHTFNELPGYVYTNKIVGANQAVNQLQIPGLAGRDTMEFNFYEENGIEYVTAGGNVYAAQDIIKPIYAGKQSKTTIQANGQATWFSIPASAAGKEMTVKMSANSGFAVYNQAGVGINHTVVSGQNEIVLPENGTIVFAGEAGSKFDIVLTTREN
- a CDS encoding amino acid ABC transporter substrate-binding protein/permease → MKTTKISFFILSLMLLLVSGLSGWVGNAAAASDSGKTYIIGTDITFAPFEYEDENGDFVGIDMDLLDAIAKDQNFKYQIKALGFNAAVQALEANQVDGVIAGMSITDERKAKFDFSEPYYDSGVVMGISANNDTIKSYEDLRGKKVAVKTGTEGYSFAESIASEYGFTIVPFDESYQMYDDVKTGNSVACFEDEPVLRYGVKQNNGLKIVTDKEDGASYGFAVSKGKNQELLEMFNAGLVNIKANGEYKRIIEEYVGENAQVANQGRWELIQKSLPALFKGLGNTLLYTIVSLFFAFIIGLIFGFMKVGQNKFLRGVATVFVDIFRGIPLIVLAFFIYFGIPQALGFTMPLFLAAILTLSLNAGAYVTEIIRGGIQSIDRGQMEAARSLGLPYRKAMIKIVIPQAVRVMIPSFINQMVITLKDTSILSVIGLVELTQSGKIVIARTFSSFDIWLTVAIMYLIVIITLTKIADYLEVKVRRG
- a CDS encoding amino acid ABC transporter ATP-binding protein, producing the protein MAKIKVEGLKKSFGSNQVLKGIDVAVNEGEVVCVIGPSGSGKSTFLRCINQLDDITAGRVIVDDQDLNDPKTNLNKARENIGMVFQHFNLFPHFSVLKNIMFAPRELGILNAQQARDTALQLLERVGLSDKADSFPTQLSGGQKQRVAIARALAMNPDVMLFDEPTSALDPEMVGEVLGVMKDLASEGMTMMIVTHEMGFAREVADRVIFMDGGYIVEQGTPAEIFGNPKNERTISFLEKVL